In a genomic window of Cyanobacterium sp. T60_A2020_053:
- a CDS encoding glycosyltransferase → MKYLHQITYAIPTLNSALTLDTTLHSLKNQVNVDVNIIVVDSSSTDSTLEICQKWGVKTIYAEKGNIYRAINCGLANATTEWVAYINSDDWLYCDSLAKLIALGNKENADVVYGRCDYTDEYGRFVYSYEPCKPQYIESAFLSSTLGFSQQTTIFRKTLFDSLNGFDESYFLSGDRDFFVRALQKGAKFSFLDDFPVACFRLHQNQLSSSRMDEHRQEGKKIAELMSKKINAVNKIDLIKWRFSNLGHYGLRFLRQSLLCGRPTYTQNINLDKLHSKSNDIL, encoded by the coding sequence ATGAAATATTTACATCAAATTACTTACGCAATTCCCACTTTAAACAGCGCCCTCACCCTTGACACGACATTACACTCTTTGAAAAATCAAGTAAATGTTGATGTCAATATTATTGTCGTTGATAGCAGTTCTACGGATAGCACTTTAGAAATTTGTCAAAAATGGGGTGTAAAGACTATTTATGCAGAAAAAGGAAATATTTATCGTGCCATTAACTGTGGTTTGGCAAACGCCACAACGGAATGGGTTGCTTATATAAATTCTGATGATTGGTTATACTGTGATAGTTTAGCTAAATTAATCGCTTTGGGAAATAAAGAAAATGCTGATGTAGTTTACGGGCGCTGTGATTATACCGATGAGTATGGGCGTTTTGTTTATTCTTATGAACCCTGTAAGCCTCAATATATCGAATCTGCCTTTTTATCTTCTACATTAGGTTTTTCTCAACAAACTACTATTTTTCGTAAAACTCTTTTTGACTCCCTCAATGGATTTGATGAAAGTTACTTTCTCAGTGGTGATCGAGATTTTTTTGTCAGAGCTTTACAAAAAGGAGCAAAGTTTAGTTTTTTAGATGACTTTCCTGTGGCTTGTTTTCGTCTCCACCAAAATCAATTAAGTTCTTCTCGTATGGATGAGCATCGTCAAGAAGGCAAAAAGATAGCGGAGTTAATGAGCAAAAAAATTAATGCTGTTAATAAAATTGATCTAATAAAATGGCGTTTCAGTAATTTAGGGCATTACGGGTTAAGATTTTTAAGACAATCATTACTGTGTGGTCGCCCTACTTACACTCAAAATATTAATCTTGATAAACTACACTCTAAATCAAATGATATTTTATGA
- a CDS encoding EpsG family protein, which yields MINRIFDSGELQQNKVTTLNCAILQLFASFKSYQLIVLFIGLFFLLYIPILSLIPLLIYLQIEESDLALQQNILDNKFQQLLQKRTLKFNIVAILFTCILILSIYNSTIFVYGDTQRYFQWFQDIFNLNLIKSLEYLRQIGQEPTTLITIKYIMLFLGLDSNSFLLFSAFLINSSFIILTYKFVPKYYPLVILINVMSYGYYNQLFYFRQTFSFVFIIIFLFTENFLLFSSLFVVTFITHSTSLLLTPLLFFKLSSGNLQFIQKSLASNKNKYLLGVILTGSTITLILFGREVLFFLLSILSAFGNNTLQGRANLYLSGNENFQSRETLLIINLIIFLIYIFNINFNKTSNNFKNNPALYNLLIYFITLLISFLIVFFVGFNFRLVYFLTCLTGFFYLIPIMSNQIQTKNIQYYLFLTQLCLTSAVFIRNLYREQATNFNAFLQERIGQVTFWEARPLNADLFDYIKHCMDLLL from the coding sequence ATGATAAATAGAATCTTTGATTCTGGCGAACTTCAACAAAATAAAGTCACAACCTTGAATTGTGCAATTCTTCAACTATTTGCTTCTTTTAAATCTTATCAACTAATTGTTCTATTTATCGGTTTATTTTTTTTATTATATATTCCAATATTGTCCTTGATTCCTTTATTAATTTATTTACAAATAGAAGAATCAGATTTAGCTCTGCAACAAAATATTTTAGATAATAAATTCCAGCAATTATTACAGAAAAGAACATTAAAATTCAATATAGTAGCTATTTTATTTACCTGTATTTTAATTTTGAGTATTTATAATAGTACCATCTTTGTTTATGGAGATACTCAAAGATATTTTCAGTGGTTTCAAGATATTTTTAATCTTAATTTGATCAAATCTCTAGAGTATTTAAGACAAATTGGACAAGAACCAACAACACTGATAACAATTAAATACATAATGTTATTTTTAGGTTTAGATTCTAATAGTTTTCTACTATTTTCAGCTTTCCTGATTAACAGTTCTTTTATAATCCTAACCTATAAGTTTGTTCCTAAATATTATCCGTTAGTGATTCTTATTAACGTTATGAGTTATGGTTACTATAATCAACTTTTCTATTTCCGCCAGACCTTTTCTTTTGTATTTATCATCATTTTCTTATTCACAGAAAATTTTTTGCTATTTTCTTCATTATTTGTAGTTACATTTATTACTCACAGTACATCTTTATTGTTAACGCCTTTATTGTTTTTTAAGCTTTCTTCTGGGAATTTACAATTTATTCAAAAAAGTTTAGCTAGTAATAAAAATAAGTATTTACTGGGAGTAATATTGACTGGTTCAACCATTACTTTAATCCTGTTTGGGCGCGAAGTATTATTTTTTTTGTTATCAATCTTATCTGCTTTTGGCAACAATACCTTACAAGGCAGGGCAAATCTCTATTTAAGTGGAAATGAAAATTTTCAAAGTAGAGAGACTTTACTGATTATTAATTTAATCATTTTTCTTATTTATATTTTTAATATAAACTTTAATAAAACATCTAATAATTTTAAAAATAATCCAGCTTTATATAATTTATTAATCTATTTTATAACTTTATTAATTAGCTTTTTAATTGTTTTTTTTGTTGGTTTCAATTTCAGACTTGTTTATTTTTTGACCTGTCTGACAGGATTTTTTTATTTAATTCCTATTATGTCCAATCAAATACAAACTAAAAATATTCAATATTATCTTTTTTTGACTCAGTTATGTTTAACAAGTGCAGTATTCATCAGAAATTTGTATCGAGAACAAGCCACTAATTTTAATGCATTTTTGCAAGAGCGAATAGGTCAAGTCACATTTTGGGAAGCGAGGCCATTAAATGCCGATTTATTCGATTATATCAAACATTGTATGGATTTATTACTATAA